In Citrus sinensis cultivar Valencia sweet orange chromosome 2, DVS_A1.0, whole genome shotgun sequence, a single genomic region encodes these proteins:
- the AAT1 gene encoding alcohol acyl transferase (The RefSeq protein has 5 substitutions compared to this genomic sequence) — translation MVFTFSQGLLVTRKAPELIVPERPTPREVKQISDIDDQESLRFQIPLLFFYKNDPSPSMQGRDPVKVIREAISKALVFYYPLAGRLKEGYNRKLMVECNAEGVLFIEADANFTLEQLRDDVQPPCPYLNQLIYDVPGSEGILGCPLLLIQVTRLTCGGFIFAIRFNHTMCDAFGLVQFLKAIEDMARGERSPTLFPIWQRLILNARNPPQVTCIHHEYDEINTNEVPSDNMAHKSFFFSLKGIKALRNQLPFQLKDCSTFELLLAFLWKCRTIALKLQPEEIAKVCCIVNVRGKSYEMDIPPGYYGNAFTFSAVCSKAEQLCKNPIGYAVELVKKAKAQMNEEYIRSAADLMVIKGRRIKFSTRGNFIVSDLRNVGLGDVDFGWGKPIYAGTAGAVAVISFFTKYQNKNGEPGILVPICLPQSAMERLQEELKGLMIQGSAEDLCNINQTQIFSKL, via the exons ATGGTATTCACATTTTCTCAAGGTCTCTTGGTTACCCGGAAGGCACCAGAACTAATAGTTCCGGAGAGGCCAACACCACGAGAAGTGAAGCAAATTTCAGATATAGATGACCAAGAAAGCCTAAGGTTCCAGATACCACTACTATTCTTTTACAAGAATGACCCTTCACCTTCAATGCAAGGAAGAGACCCTGTTAAGGTCATTAGAGAAGCAATAAGTAAAGCACTTGTGTTTTACTACCCTTTAGCTGGCAGGCTTAAAGAAGGTTACAACCGCAAGCTTATGGTGGAATGCAATGCTGAAGGAGTCTTGTTTATTGAGGCTGATGCCAACTTCACACTTGAGCAGCTTCGAGATGATGTTCAGCCACCTTGCCCGTATTTGAACCAACTGATTTATGATGTTCCAGGCTCTGAAGGCATTCTTGGTTGCCCTTTGTTGTTAATTCAA GTGACGCGTTTGACATGCGGAGGATTCATTTTTGCAATACGTTTTAACCACACAATGTGTGATGCTTTTGGTTTGGTACAATTCTTAAAAGCCATAGAGGACATGGCACGTGGGGAACGTTCACCAACTTTATTTCCAATTTGGCAACGACAAATCTTAAATGCCAGAAATCCCCCACAAGTAACATGTATCCACCATGAGTACGATGCAATAAACACCAATGAGGTTCCAAGTGACAACATGGCTCACAAATCGTTCTTCTTTAGCCTCAAAGGGATCAAAGCTCTGAGAAATCAGCTTCCTTTTCACCTTAAAGATTGTTCAACGTTTGAGCTATTATTAGCGTTTCTATGGAAATGTCGAACAATTGCACTCAAGCTACAACCTGAAGAGATTGCTAAAGTTTGTTGTATCGTTAACGTACGAGGAAAACGTTATGAAATGGATATTCCTCCAGGCTATTATGGCAATGCGTTTACATTTTCCGCTGTATGTTCAAAAGCTGAACAATTGTGTAAGAATCCAATAGGATACGCCGTTGAATTGGTGAAAAAGGCGAAGGCTCAAATGAACGAAGAGTATATAAGGTCTGCGGGGGATCTTATGGTGATCAAAGGGCGACGAATCAAGTTCTCGACTAGGGGAAATTTCATTGTTTCGGATCTAAGGAATGTTGGACTCGGAGATGTTGATTTTGGGTGGGGGAAACCAATTTATGCTGGAACTGCTGGCGCTGTAGCAGTGATCAGCTTCTTTACAAAGTACCAAAACAAGAATGGAGAGCCTGGAATTCTTGTACCAATATGCTTGCCGCAGTCAGCTATGGAAAGGCTTCAAGAAGAGCTAAAGGGGTTGATGATTCAAGGATCTGCGGAGGATTTATGCAACATTAACCAGACTCAGATTTTCAGCAAGCTTTAA